gtatatatatgtatatttatgtatatatcctCCATCCATATATTCTTTCCcctaatataaacaaataactgTCTGGAATGTCTTCAAACATCCAGAAGCACTCAGTTTATTGGCCACAAGATAATCAGTGCATTCAGTTCAAATTTCTGCAATGAgtcatcctcatcaccatcacatccaACAGAGCCGGTGTTGGTGTCCCTCCACAGATAGCTGCCCGACCCATGCCCCTCCCCCAAAGCACACCCTCAGTAAGGGTTCTTCAGTAGCCTTTTTATTCGGTAATCATAGACCCGTCTGCAGAAGAACAGGAGGTCCGGGACCACACATCCAGGGGGCAGCCGATCCTTGCGGCAATACCCTTCCTCAGGATCAGGCACTGGGGTAGCCATGGGGTACACTCCTTCTTGGAAAAATCGGACCAAGCGTCTATACCTGTGGAATTGTATGGGTCCAATTCAATTCTAGTTGAAGCAACTATAAATATTTCATCACTTGATATATCTAGTGGCTTCAGAATACTAAGCATATAAAATACCAGACAATTAATACTTAAAGATGATTTGGAGGTGTATGAGTCAGCTACAATACATAATGATGACCTGGCTAAGAGTTTAGAGGCCCAAAGTTAGCCTTAAGCTGGGCTGACAACATGGTTTCGTTTCCTTTCATGCTGTGACGACCTTAAATCTGGCTAATCCCCCTCAGACCATTTTGGAAAACCTTCATCCAGTGGTAGACTGATACATGATGGTATTATATAATACCAGAACCTATTTCTCTTCCAGATCAAGACTGAGTAAAGGAAAAGTCTGTATTTTTTCAAGATAGAGAAATATTCAAACTCTGGGAGCTAATGGTCCCTATAAACACTAGAAATCTTAACAGCTATAAAAATATTCATGAAACTGAAGTTAAAATAACTCAGGCAACAGGAGGTTGAAGAAGCATGTATGAAGGTTTTGGAAGTAATCTATAAGGAAAACTGTTTATACACCAGATGGCAAAGACAAAATCCCAAACTTATCTCAATGTCAACACCCTTATTCAGGCAGCACTTTAATTTGCCATTTTTGATACATGAGTGTATGCCAGACACTGAAACCACAACTCCACTTGGAAGTAAGAGTAAATGGCCATCCCTACAACACAACTAACATACCTGCAGTACTCATTGAAGGTGAGGACATAGCAGCGGTCCTCAATGCACGCAACACTCAGGTGGTCCCGGTGCTTGGAGGCAAATATCTCATCAGGGAGGTCGTCTGGGCGCCGGCCCGAATCGGTGTGTTCCGGTCGGTAGTACCACAGTATGGACATCATCATGTCAGCTGCCAATACAAGCCAGTCACTAACATACCATGGTTCCAGAGGAATATCATGCCATCACAGGGATAATATGTGCCTTGACATATAATTTTGGATTCAAATGAAAAAAGATGTATTGACTTACAAGTTTCAGGGTCTTCCCACAGAGAGGCAATCTTAGCAACAAATGGGAGGTCTGTCTTCCGTGGGCCCGACCTCAGCAGCACACAGTCCCTCACCCGCACAATGTCGCCCTCCTTGTGGCGCATGGCTCTGTAGCACGTCCTATCCAGCTCCAGCTCATCATTCTTAAAAATCAAATAAGATTTAGTAGAAATTATAAAACATTATCTGTGCATCTATTTTATGTGGAAGCATCCCTGAGGCCATGGCCATGGGAAAACAAGCACCTCACCTCTACTAACATTTCTTACACACATGTATACCTTTAGCTCATCTTTCCATCTTCCAAGTAGCCTTACACTCCTATAGTGTTTACTCTCTTAAGATAATAATACCATCTCAGTGTACTATCTTAACAGACAACTTGCATTGCTTGCACTGGTGCTCATACCACATCTCTTAAACACACTCTCAATGCTTTTATCCTCCTGTTTTCTCATTAATTGATTTCAAGCATAATAAGAGGATTCACCTTTTTATGGCAGAAGATTGAACAATTTCCTTTACAATGTACAATACTTTACTTTTGATCCTCAACATTATTACAAATTTGGTTTAGATACTTCTaaaatttcagtttttttggCCATATTCTTTGAACAGAAAAAGTGTTTCAAAAATATAATCATGAAAAGTAGTGTAATACAAGATGTCTATTCACTTACTCGAAGCCAGATTTTTCCTTCAAAGGGCTCTCCTTCCCAAGACCAGTTGTGGACCCACCGAGGTTTCTTGGTAGCCTTTCCCTTGCCATGCATCACAGCACTCCTCCTCCGGGACCCAGCATTGATTGGCAGTGAGGGGCAGAAGAGGGGTGAACTGTTGGACTTTGGGGGATCCTCCTTGCTGCGTGATCTCTTGCGTCCTCCAGTGACCACTTCAGAGTCCACACTGGATGTGTCACTCTCGTTTATGTCCTCCTTCAAGTAGGAAAGTAGACTTTTCTTACGATTAAGTCTTCCATTAGGAGGAGATCGCCGTGAGGTAGCCTTGGTAGACTTTGCAGCTTTCTGTGATTTTGAGGTCTGGTTCTTCCCTGCAATGGAGGTCCTGCCGCCACCCTCAGCAGCACTGGTCTTTGTACTAGACGACGCCGCACTCTTCCCACCAACCGCAATGTTATCGCCACTCCTGCGTTTCACATTGTTATTTGAATTAGTTGATTTCTTGTCAGCCGCCTCTTTCGATTTTGATTTTGATGCAACTAAACTATTTTTGGGCACTCTTTGGTCACTCAGCAATCCAACGCTGGGCTTCTTCGTGTCACGCAAGACTTTAGTTGGCTTCAAGGTCTCTGTCACTCCCCCACCTTTAGAAGGAGAAGGCAGGTCAAATTTTTTGGGAATGGACCCACTTTTCAAAGGTATTTCATCAGGACCTTCCACAATTTTGGTCTTAAAATGGGAGACATCTTTTGGACACATTTTAAAAGAAGACATCTTTGTTGATCCTTTAGGAGACACTTTTTCAGTCTTGATTTTTGGTAAAACTTCTGTTTTAATGTTCATTGCTCCTGCAGGTTTTATGTCTGCTTTGGAATCTTCTGCTTGCttagagagtgagggagaaataCTTGATGActgcaaattttcttttttcttttcttctgtgcgTGATCTCAAGATTTTACCACCTTGAGAATTTCCATCTGCAGGCTTATTCTTCTGCACCtcattttcatttgtgttcTGGAGAGTTTTAGAAGGAGagttgcttttttttgtttcctggcTAAGTGGAGCACTAGAGTTTGGGGTTGATGTCTCTGAGGTGCTGCTGTCACTGCTTGTGTCTCTGGTCTTGGGAGGTCTGCCTCTTTTTCGGACTATAGGGGCTAAGTCCGTCTTTACATCTAAAAAATCAGATTCAAGTTCTTCTTTAGcagagttgttgttattgcttatAACATTAGATGACAGTTcaaaagataatgaagtacTTTGGCTTATAGGAACATTTCCCATGATATTTGGTTTCACATCTTTGGGCTTTTCCTCAGATTTAACCAATAATTTTGGGACATTGCTTGTGGAGGATGATTTGGGCTTGGCTAATGGAGCAGTGGCTGCTTTTGCAAGTGTCGGTGTTGGCAGTGTCTGACAGAGAAGATGGCGGGGCCCTGACCTCTGGTACCCTTGTTGTGGAGGATTGTTGTTGGttgtacttttatttccttcactgtCCTTGTTTTGTGCAACATCAGTATGTACATTTAGTCTTGGCACATCTCTTACAACAGAGGTGATGCCTCCAGTCTGACTAGTAGGAGGTGGTGTAACAGAAGAACACACAACTGATGTGCTATTGCTGCAAGTTACACTTTTTGGATGAGAAAAAATTGGAGTCTGGTTGTGTCCCAGAGATGACAGAGATATGGAACTGGGTGTAAATGAGTTTAAATTGGTCCGCACCTCGCCAACACTGAGGCCTTGCACTTTGGACAACCCCTGAACACCTGCACTAGGCTTGTCCAAAGAGGGTGTTGCAGACATTTCATTCACACTTTTAGAGGCACAAGACACAACAGTGTCAGAAGTGATTCCTGGTTGCGTTGGACTCCAGTTTCTGCTTGACAAACAGCCCAcgctggaggaaggaggggtgagTGGAGTAGATATGGCAGTGCTTACAGATGCAGGAGGTTCTATTGTTTGTGCAGGAACTGAACagttaattttcctcttctttgcagGAATACAATCCCTGATTATAACACCACTCTCATCCATTGGAGGCACTGAACAAGTGTTTTGCATCCCATCTTTATATAAATTCCCAAGAGCTTCTAGTGCTCTTCTTGGCTTTGTGGTCTGTGGCTCAGCAATGGTGAGGTCTATGGCATCTTTGATGTGTGAAAGAGATTTACCATCGTTCACTAAGGTCGCAGCTTTGGCAAAATGCTGCACACTCTGATTAGGAGAAACTTTGTGAAGGACTGCAACATTTTTGCATACATCACTTGGTGAAGATAAGCTGCAGTTGAGCTTTTCTTGAGTATCTTGGGAAGATTGTATTGTTGAAAGAGGTTTCTTTGGAATATCAGTGAGAGAAATTCTGGCTGTATCCTTCATGCTGGCCGGGGCGAGAATGGCTGTCGCACCAGTGGGGCTGCAGGCTGTCCCTGCAGGCACCCGAGGAACCCCCGACACCACTGCTGTGTTGATGTGGGTGGAGCCTGCCATGGGTTTGGGCACACCTGTTACAACAGCCATCATGATCTTGGATGATGTTTGGTGAGACTCCTGACCACTGGTGACTGCTGAGTGGGGCATGTGTGGGGAACTGATGGGAGCCTTCTGAGCACCAGACACACTAGAGGTTGTGAAGTGTGTGTTAACTACGTGAGGCTTAGCACCACTTACAACACTGTCCTGGGTGATTGCCTCAGTCTTTGCAGTTTGTTCCTGTAATTGACTTTCAGTTGTACTAACATCAGTGAGATTACCTGCACCTTGTGGTGGAAGAGATATTGCTTTGTTGCTTGGCAGAGATTGTGTCACAGTGTGATAATTGGTGGAGGCATGGGTGGTGGCAGTTCTGGCAGGGAGTGGTGCACACTGCACTGGTCTTACTTCAGGAGCTTTTGTACACTCAGAAGATGGTAAGATCTGGTATGAGCTTACAGCCACAGGAGCAACAGAAGGCTGAGGAACACCAGTAACTACTGCTGTGGTGACATTGGTGGTTGCTACACCAGTCTGAGGTACACCTGTGACTATGGCTGTGGTGCCGTGTGTCGAGGTGGCTGTGTGGTGAGGCACTCCAGCCACCACACCTGCTGTGACCTGTGTTGGGGTCACATAGGACTGAGGTTTGCTTGAGATGATAGTGGCTGTGGTCTGAGTGGGACTCAACATGGGCAGGGAAACCTGAGAGTTTGCTGACACAGTAGCTATTTGTGAAGGAGCTGTAGTTGTCTGAGGCAACACAGAAGTTCTGTCAGATGAAGACACGACTGGATGTGTCCTTCCAGTAACACCAGTTGTGACTGGCAGTGACAGGTTAACTGCAGTCTGAGGAATTCCAGAAACAATAGCAGTGGTACATGAAAGTGTCTCAGAGGAAGCAGCTGAGATAGGCTGTGGGGGCAATGCTGTCACTGACGACACCTCAGGGGTTGAAGTACTACAACTATTAGCTGTGGCTAACTGAGACACAGTACCAGACCCATAAGCAGAAGTGTGGTGTCGAGCAGGTACAGAAGGCTCAGAAATCCCAGAGGCAGTTGTGCTTGCTTGTGCTGGAACAGTGCTGGCCTGGGAGGCATGTGTGGCCCCAGGGGTGAGGGGCACAGTAACACTGATGGGTGCCATGGCCACcatggttgtggcggtggtgagttgaggctgagagagaggcacaaCGGGAGGCACTGGGGCAGGCACTGGTGGGGGGACACTGGGAGGAGGAGCATTGACTGTCTGCGATTCCTGGGGTGGGATCAGGGTGACGGTCTGCTGGGGCACGACAGCACCAAACACCTGGATGGTTGGCTGCGTGCCAGTGGTCATGACGGTGGTGAGGGGACCAGACTGGTACACAGAGGGTGCGCCACAGCCCTGTGAGGCGCTGTTGCTGGAGGGTTGAGGTGGTTGCTGGGTGGGACGATATGAATATGGATACCCGGCACCACTCCCCTGATCCAGTCCACTGCACTGATTTGAATTGCTTGAACCTTCTGACCCTCTACCATTTCTAGTAGGGGGCCAGGTATACACGTTTTTTGGATCCACTGGACAGCATATTGTACTCTGTGAGGAGGGTCCTGAAAAGAGAGTAGTGTCTTCATGAACACTTCTGGTTACGTCAGCTTGTTTGAAATATACAttaacttcatttatttatgtgtatgtatgttttatatatatatatatatatatatatatatatatatatatatatatatatatatatatatatatatatatatatatatatataaagagcaGCAGCATGCTTAAAACTTGGTCAAATACTCTAAGCTAAATACTGTTATAGCACATGACTGAAATGGTAAACCCAAACATATTAAGCATTAATCAAGTGTAACTAAGCACAAGCAATAAGCACAAGACAATCACAAACTATCCAAAGGCATGCTTTTTTCCTTACAGTCAAACAAACAAATGGGGCAAACCAAACACACCTATGAGGTTTATCTTAACAATCGTACCCGTGGGAGGATACGCGAAGACCGGAGTGTATTCCGTGTAGTGATATGTGGCGTACGCAGGGGGATGAGGACCGTTGGAGGTGGGAGGTGGGGGGGGCAGGGCAAGTGCCTGTGGAGGGCCCTGGGGAGGGGCGTTGGGCACACACAGGGTGTAGGAGGTGTAGCTCTCCTGAGAGTAGTGCATGCCTCCTGATGGCGGGGGAGGGTAAGAGTATTCAGCACTCGAGGCAGTCGGGGGGTACTGGCCCCCGGAGTATGTGGGAGGATAGAAGTGGTAAGTGGCTCCCCGAGGATAGTACTTGTCATAGGGTGCCACGTGTGGggcagggggagggggaggtgggggaggaggaggggctgggTGGTAACTGTAGGCATGGTATTGGTAAGGAGGAGAGTAAGGCTCGGAGCCAGACTGGCTGGGGGGAGCCttgatggggagaggaggagaggtgagtctTGGGGGAGAGGAGTAAGGGGGGGCCGCTGCCACTGGTGAACCTTTGGGAGCCTTGTAGGGGCCGGAGCCATCAGAGGTGGTGGCTGTGTAATTCGGTTTGACTGGCATGGGCCCACTCACTGGCTGGTAGCCTGCAAGGAAATGCAAGGCTGTCACCCAAAGCAGACACACGGAGTATCAAAACACACTTTCAGTGTGCAAAAAGCTATCCTTTATTCCAAAATGCAGCAGATTTGTCTCTCTTGCACACgccacgcgcgcacgcacgcacgcacgcacgcacacacacacatacacacacaagaaaacactTACAACTTTTAACTCTGTAGAATTGTAGTCACTGAGTGTCAAATGAATTTACTGGTGTAATAAGAGTATATTGTATAGTTTTATATAGAatagttaaaaataaaatacataaatgaaaaatagaaaataatctaAACAATTATGATTAATACTTATTATTATGGAAAGTACATCAAGAGCTCAGGgcaaaaaagatatgaaaaatttGAGTGAATATATGAGCTAATAAAATTTCCAGattaattatttgtattatggTCATTAAAAATAAGTTATCAATTCTTTCACGAAATTAAGTTTTTATGCTCAGAGTTGAGAGTTCAGTGCTGATTGACACTACAGCAATCACACTGCCACACTGAAGCTCCTCTCTCCGGGAGGCAAGACCAAACCTTGGGTCTTTCTCTGCTTGTGGAACAGCTTTTACTGCTTGCTTGGGTGGCCTTTTTTCGGATCTCACAgacaacatacaaa
The window above is part of the Portunus trituberculatus isolate SZX2019 chromosome 38, ASM1759143v1, whole genome shotgun sequence genome. Proteins encoded here:
- the LOC123515155 gene encoding mucin-12-like isoform X2, encoding MHVLPRRSCLNASRSSEGMKAGCRTPSKGRGPQQGGGLRHLKMPPVKKTSNATKFKAKTTKKESVVNPSTLRRTSEGRTPTKRSSSSSCSESSPKSSSGVSSRSRSSNSSSLSPSRAPSRVTGRSPARRSCGRSPNRGADSAKVNGKGARAAQKGDAGTSKLSKIAENAGGSLKTKAVSEKKQDLVKAKKTASPDSNKSASQSAKVSPAEKGKKSSPKCRRNSESKTEGNAKSSDEKEESDKDGKKKTSKKTKDASASEKQESDKDLKKKTKKGEDKKGDTEKVTKNKSRKSDEKNDTECESKRKSKKSADKVCDSPGKVKESKIKEEKDTEGQTKEECEKDRKQKEDSDKDGKKRDDLKVSNVKDENELSIKQESDESNKKNDDNDKQPEKKKGRKLTVDKDDEEKEDNKGRKMKEDKSEGRKTSDVGDFSVVKSEKEPASLYKDGKLSSPGKRDKVGKGEAKDMSEDGSSNTSKPKKKSAVKKILASEGENGFVKEEKEKKPTASKKDNPAHSEGKERSKSLSSSQETLVPKKRGRPKGSKNKRKNDGLPPARIKKDKQKTEKKQCIGKVTKNKKERSEFSFSESDGEREEKVVKVKKGSKTKQKICEEKEVLDDEENSSSDSSSSDEESTNSFKGISKAKLYGGHTDYPKKVVIGGKVYKLKRETPKSRLNSKKAPNKFHQNRKIKKHSAHVFDSEEESERDIEVNKIVKMRSDYSESSDSEIIKKPKKPSDCLNEETSYDDMSDDDEDWGTRKPRKRQTKNARTRKGMMPLKNNLTERMSEKSDDDKDDDTDEEVEEEEDGDDYGTLKSNRRGPMNSKETALRNKRSSTNPKRTKEVLPPKRNLKSESSSEENDEEDQDVIKKSHKKLSYKNTSRAHKKSSKDASHVAIKKSKKVTFFKKSSRSKDDSSEDEESDKESDSEYEAHSRKRTGKGSLKTKKHIKNNKRNMNPAPPRRAKRMASLNARAMMHCMNEDARIPLPTLPVSTAKSDNMALILRDPVIHDTHSEESDEEDRDYDSDDDKRGKRRKNIKRKNEEENEKKVKIKRKRRRGELDVHMDMRDMVVTKRMASLNASAIMAASYSSESRKRNPTATTTSSSAESEITNVDIKRKISVKSTKERNTTTSSVITVEETTKKVKKAQGSRETEVEEHIIVKKKVKRQGGTDSDQEDGNATDNSELAGDILTRTSEEPKGMMEESTCTFMTTHTPTAPQTVTISGESTYCITSSDGKTTTMVKQVQRKTTTTGGSTTSAPPTACIPPTHHVQPQPQSNSYPMAAQKPDNYSPLGALSTMQPVMSPGGTPHHHHHHHHHQPHPPPHHQPPPIHPSHLPPPHHQPPHHHPPSHHPPPHPSQLSYPQSHHHHPHHQPYHPPPSSHPHPTSAPLGHHCGYRPPPQTPPSGSSGVAGSSCQGNHPPSMVGPPMVGSYPSHSSPGYVAPGHTVSPGHSITHPPHHSPKQMASPNQVSPSIKSPQGGTGGPHPSSGSQRPAPLTAGQVERHHSAFTAPAPSTHSPAASTPAGYQPVSGPMPVKPNYTATTSDGSGPYKAPKGSPVAAAPPYSSPPRLTSPPLPIKAPPSQSGSEPYSPPYQYHAYSYHPAPPPPPPPPPPAPHVAPYDKYYPRGATYHFYPPTYSGGQYPPTASSAEYSYPPPPSGGMHYSQESYTSYTLCVPNAPPQGPPQALALPPPPPTSNGPHPPAYATYHYTEYTPVFAYPPTGPSSQSTICCPVDPKNVYTWPPTRNGRGSEGSSNSNQCSGLDQGSGAGYPYSYRPTQQPPQPSSNSASQGCGAPSVYQSGPLTTVMTTGTQPTIQVFGAVVPQQTVTLIPPQESQTVNAPPPSVPPPVPAPVPPVVPLSQPQLTTATTMVAMAPISVTVPLTPGATHASQASTVPAQASTTASGISEPSVPARHHTSAYGSGTVSQLATANSCSTSTPEVSSVTALPPQPISAASSETLSCTTAIVSGIPQTAVNLSLPVTTGVTGRTHPVVSSSDRTSVLPQTTTAPSQIATVSANSQVSLPMLSPTQTTATIISSKPQSYVTPTQVTAGVVAGVPHHTATSTHGTTAIVTGVPQTGVATTNVTTAVVTGVPQPSVAPVAVSSYQILPSSECTKAPEVRPVQCAPLPARTATTHASTNYHTVTQSLPSNKAISLPPQGAGNLTDVSTTESQLQEQTAKTEAITQDSVVSGAKPHVVNTHFTTSSVSGAQKAPISSPHMPHSAVTSGQESHQTSSKIMMAVVTGVPKPMAGSTHINTAVVSGVPRVPAGTACSPTGATAILAPASMKDTARISLTDIPKKPLSTIQSSQDTQEKLNCSLSSPSDVCKNVAVLHKVSPNQSVQHFAKAATLVNDGKSLSHIKDAIDLTIAEPQTTKPRRALEALGNLYKDGMQNTCSVPPMDESGVIIRDCIPAKKRKINCSVPAQTIEPPASVSTAISTPLTPPSSSVGCLSSRNWSPTQPGITSDTVVSCASKSVNEMSATPSLDKPSAGVQGLSKVQGLSVGEVRTNLNSFTPSSISLSSLGHNQTPIFSHPKSVTCSNSTSVVCSSVTPPPTSQTGGITSVVRDVPRLNVHTDVAQNKDSEGNKSTTNNNPPQQGYQRSGPRHLLCQTLPTPTLAKAATAPLAKPKSSSTSNVPKLLVKSEEKPKDVKPNIMGNVPISQSTSLSFELSSNVISNNNNSAKEELESDFLDVKTDLAPIVRKRGRPPKTRDTSSDSSTSETSTPNSSAPLSQETKKSNSPSKTLQNTNENEVQKNKPADGNSQGGKILRSRTEEKKKENLQSSSISPSLSKQAEDSKADIKPAGAMNIKTEVLPKIKTEKVSPKGSTKMSSFKMCPKDVSHFKTKIVEGPDEIPLKSGSIPKKFDLPSPSKGGGVTETLKPTKVLRDTKKPSVGLLSDQRVPKNSLVASKSKSKEAADKKSTNSNNNVKRRSGDNIAVGGKSAASSSTKTSAAEGGGRTSIAGKNQTSKSQKAAKSTKATSRRSPPNGRLNRKKSLLSYLKEDINESDTSSVDSEVVTGGRKRSRSKEDPPKSNSSPLFCPSLPINAGSRRRSAVMHGKGKATKKPRWVHNWSWEGEPFEGKIWLRNDELELDRTCYRAMRHKEGDIVRVRDCVLLRSGPRKTDLPFVAKIASLWEDPETSDMMMSILWYYRPEHTDSGRRPDDLPDEIFASKHRDHLSVACIEDRCYVLTFNEYCRYRRLVRFFQEGVYPMATPVPDPEEGYCRKDRLPPGCVVPDLLFFCRRVYDYRIKRLLKNPY
- the LOC123515155 gene encoding serine/arginine repetitive matrix protein 2-like isoform X4, translated to MHVLPRRSCLNASRSSEGMKAGCRTPSKGRGPQQGGGLRHLKMPPVKKTSNATKFKAKTTKKESVVNPSTLRRTSEGRTPTKRSSSSSCSESSPKSSSGVSSRSRSSNSSSLSPSRAPSRVTGRSPARRSCGRSPNRGADSAKVNGKGARAAQKGDAGTSKLSKIAENAGGSLKTKAVSEKKQDLVKAKKTASPDSNKSASQSAKVSPAEKGKKSSPKCRRNSESKTEGNAKSSDEKEESDKDGKKKTSKKTKDASASEKQESDKDLKKKTKKGEDKKGDTEKVTKNKSRKSDEKNDTECESKRKSKKSADKVCDSPGKVKESKIKEEKDTEGQTKEECEKDRKQKEDSDKDGKKRDDLKVSNVKDENELSIKQESDESNKKNDDNDKQPEKKKGRKLTVDKDDEEKEDNKGRKMKEDKSEGRKTSDVGDFSVVKSEKEPASLYKDGKLSSPGKRDKVGKGEAKDMSEDGSSNTSKPKKKSAVKKILASEGENGFVKEEKEKKPTASKKDNPAHSEGKERSKSLSSSQETLVPKKRGRPKGSKNKRKNDGLPPARIKKDKQKTEKKQCIGKVTKNKKERSEFSFSESDGEREEKVVKVKKGSKTKQKICEEKEVLDDEENSSSDSSSSDEESTNSFKGISKAKLYGGHTDYPKKVVIGGKVYKLKRETPKSRLNSKKAPNKFHQNRKIKKHSAHVFDSEEESERDIEVNKIVKMRSDYSESSDSEIIKKPKKPSDCLNEETSYDDMSDDDEDWGTRKPRKRQTKNARTRKGMMPLKNNLTERMSEKSDDDKDDDTDEEVEEEEDGDDYGTLKSNRRGPMNSKETALRNKRSSTNPKRTKEVLPPKRNLKSESSSEENDEEDQDVIKKSHKKLSYKNTSRAHKKSSKDASHVAIKKSKKVTFFKKSSRSKDDSSEDEESDKESDSEYEAHSRKRTGKGSLKTKKHIKNNKRNMNPAPPRRAKRMASLNARAMMHCMNEDARIPLPTLPVSTAKSDNMALILRDPVIHDTHSEESDEEDRDYDSDDDKRGKRRKNIKRKNEEENEKKVKIKRKRRRGELDVHMDMRDMVVTKRMASLNASAIMAASYSSESRKRNPTATTTSSSAESEITNVDIKRKISVKSTKERNTTTSSVITVEETTKKVKKAQGSRETEVEEHIIVKKKVKRQGGTDSDQEDGNATDNSELAGDILTRTSEEPKGMMEESTCTFMTTHTPTAPQTVTISGESTYCITSSDGKTTTMVKQVQRKTTTTGGSTTSAPPTACIPPTHHVQPQPQSNSYPMAAQKPDNYSPLGALSTMQPVMSPGGTPHHHHHHHHHQPHPPPHHQPPPIHPSHLPPPHHQPPHHHPPSHHPPPHPSQLSYPQSHHHHPHHQPYHPPPSSHPHPTSAPLGHHCGYRPPPQTPPSGSSGVAGSSCQGNHPPSMVGPPMVGSYPSHSSPGYVAPGHTVSPGHSITHPPHHSPKQMASPNQVSPSIKSPQGGTGGPHPSSGSQRPAPLTAGQVERHHSAFTAPAPSTHSPAASTPAGPSSQSTICCPVDPKNVYTWPPTRNGRGSEGSSNSNQCSGLDQGSGAGYPYSYRPTQQPPQPSSNSASQGCGAPSVYQSGPLTTVMTTGTQPTIQVFGAVVPQQTVTLIPPQESQTVNAPPPSVPPPVPAPVPPVVPLSQPQLTTATTMVAMAPISVTVPLTPGATHASQASTVPAQASTTASGISEPSVPARHHTSAYGSGTVSQLATANSCSTSTPEVSSVTALPPQPISAASSETLSCTTAIVSGIPQTAVNLSLPVTTGVTGRTHPVVSSSDRTSVLPQTTTAPSQIATVSANSQVSLPMLSPTQTTATIISSKPQSYVTPTQVTAGVVAGVPHHTATSTHGTTAIVTGVPQTGVATTNVTTAVVTGVPQPSVAPVAVSSYQILPSSECTKAPEVRPVQCAPLPARTATTHASTNYHTVTQSLPSNKAISLPPQGAGNLTDVSTTESQLQEQTAKTEAITQDSVVSGAKPHVVNTHFTTSSVSGAQKAPISSPHMPHSAVTSGQESHQTSSKIMMAVVTGVPKPMAGSTHINTAVVSGVPRVPAGTACSPTGATAILAPASMKDTARISLTDIPKKPLSTIQSSQDTQEKLNCSLSSPSDVCKNVAVLHKVSPNQSVQHFAKAATLVNDGKSLSHIKDAIDLTIAEPQTTKPRRALEALGNLYKDGMQNTCSVPPMDESGVIIRDCIPAKKRKINCSVPAQTIEPPASVSTAISTPLTPPSSSVGCLSSRNWSPTQPGITSDTVVSCASKSVNEMSATPSLDKPSAGVQGLSKVQGLSVGEVRTNLNSFTPSSISLSSLGHNQTPIFSHPKSVTCSNSTSVVCSSVTPPPTSQTGGITSVVRDVPRLNVHTDVAQNKDSEGNKSTTNNNPPQQGYQRSGPRHLLCQTLPTPTLAKAATAPLAKPKSSSTSNVPKLLVKSEEKPKDVKPNIMGNVPISQSTSLSFELSSNVISNNNNSAKEELESDFLDVKTDLAPIVRKRGRPPKTRDTSSDSSTSETSTPNSSAPLSQETKKSNSPSKTLQNTNENEVQKNKPADGNSQGGKILRSRTEEKKKENLQSSSISPSLSKQAEDSKADIKPAGAMNIKTEVLPKIKTEKVSPKGSTKMSSFKMCPKDVSHFKTKIVEGPDEIPLKSGSIPKKFDLPSPSKGGGVTETLKPTKVLRDTKKPSVGLLSDQRVPKNSLVASKSKSKEAADKKSTNSNNNVKRRSGDNIAVGGKSAASSSTKTSAAEGGGRTSIAGKNQTSKSQKAAKSTKATSRRSPPNGRLNRKKSLLSYLKEDINESDTSSVDSEVVTGGRKRSRSKEDPPKSNSSPLFCPSLPINAGSRRRSAVMHGKGKATKKPRWVHNWSWEGEPFEGKIWLRNDELELDRTCYRAMRHKEGDIVRVRDCVLLRSGPRKTDLPFVAKIASLWEDPETSDMMMSILWYYRPEHTDSGRRPDDLPDEIFASKHRDHLSVACIEDRCYVLTFNEYCRYRRLVRFFQEGVYPMATPVPDPEEGYCRKDRLPPGCVVPDLLFFCRRVYDYRIKRLLKNPY